A section of the Vanessa tameamea isolate UH-Manoa-2023 chromosome 29, ilVanTame1 primary haplotype, whole genome shotgun sequence genome encodes:
- the LOC135194426 gene encoding histone H1B-like, with protein MADTAIATEAPAPATPAKKPKASAAAAGGAAAKKPKAKPTHPKTSEMVNSAIKELKERSGSSLQAIKKYIAAQYKVDSEKLAPFIRKYLKSAVESGALIQTKGKGASGSFKLESKSSASKKPAGAGIGGASGGKAASSAASGKSKKATSSAPVAGKGAAAGKKAAAGGASSGAAAAASSPSKSKAKATIKDKKAAAAKKKPAAAKKAVAAAAPSKAKGAASKAKKTAKPPTKKPKAPKPKKAAAATPKSKPTAKKASAAAAKK; from the coding sequence atggccgaCACAGCTATAGCAACCGAAGCGCCGGCACCGGCGACCCCTGCGAAGAAACCGAAGGCGTCCGCGGCCGCCGCCGGTGGCGCCGCCGCCAAGAAACCGAAGGCGAAACCTACTCATCCTAAAACATCCGAAATGGTGAACAGCGCCATCAAAGAGTTGAAGGAACGTAGCGGTTCGTCGCTTCAGGCGATCAAGAAATACATCGCGGCTCAATACAAAGTCGATTCTGAGAAATTGGCTCCGTTCATCAGAAAGTATCTCAAGAGCGCCGTCGAATCGGGTGCACTGATACAGACGAAGGGCAAGGGCGCATCGGGTTCGTTCAAACTAGAGTCGAAATCGTCCGCTTCGAAGAAACCGGCGGGTGCCGGAATCGGAGGCGCGTCCGGCGGCAAGGCCGCATCCTCGGCCGCTTCGGGTAAGTCGAAGAAGGCGACGTCCTCCGCTCCCGTCGCCGGCAAGGGCGCCGCCGCGGGCAAGAAAGCGGCCGCCGGCGGTGCGTCGTCcggtgcggcggcggcggcgtcaTCGCCGTCCAAATCGAAGGCGAAGGCGACGATAAAGGATAAGAAAGCTGCAGCCGCTAAAAAGAAACCGGCAGCCGCTAAGAAGGCCGTCGCGGCGGCCGCTCCTTCGAAGGCGAAGGGCGCCGCATCGAAGGCGAAGAAGACTGCGAAACCGCCGACTAAGAAACCTAAAGCCCCGAAACCGAAGAAGGCCGCCGCCGCTACGCCGAAGTCGAAACCGACAGCTAAGAAAGCATCCGCCGCCGCCGCTAAAAAGTAA
- the LOC135194408 gene encoding histone H4, producing the protein MTGRGKGGKGLGKGGAKRHRKVLRDNIQGITKPAIRRLARRGGVKRISGLIYEETRGVLKVFLENVIRDAVTYTEHAKRKTVTAMDVVYALKRQGRTLYGFGG; encoded by the coding sequence ATGACCGGTCGCGGTAAAGGTGGAAAGGGTCTGGGGAAAGGAGGCGCGAAGCGACACAGGAAAGTGCTCCGTGATAACATCCAAGGTATCACGAAACCGGCCATCCGTCGTCTCGCACGCAGAGGCGGTGTGAAACGTATATCCGGTCTGATATACGAAGAGACTCGCGGTGTCCTCAAAGTGTTCCTCGAGAACGTAATCCGCGACGCCGTCACCTACACCGAGCACGCGAAGAGGAAGACCGTCACCGCCATGGACGTAGTGTACGCCCTGAAACGTCAGGGACGTACTCTGTACGGTTTCGGcggttaa
- the LOC135194400 gene encoding histone H3, with the protein MARTKQTARKSTGGKAPRKQLATKAARKSAPATGGVKKPHRYRPGTVALREIRRYQKSTELLIRKLPFQRLVREIAQDFKTDLRFQSSAVMALQEASEAYLVGLFEDTNLCAIHAKRVTIMPKDIQLARRIRGERA; encoded by the coding sequence ATGGCTCGTACTAAGCAGACGGCCCGAAAATCTACCGGTGGTAAGGCACCGCGCAAGCAGCTCGCCACCAAGGCGGCTCGCAAGAGCGCTCCTGCCACGGGAGGTGTGAAGAAACCTCATCGTTACAGACCCGGTACGGTCGCCCTTCGTGAGATCCGTCGTTACCAGAAGAGCACTGAGCTTCTGATCCGCAAACTGCCATTCCAGCGTCTCGTTCGTGAGATCGCTCAAGACTTCAAGACCGATCTCCGTTTCCAGAGTTCCGCCGTAATGGCCCTGCAGGAAGCAAGCGAAGCTTATCTCGTCGGTCTCTTCGAAGACACGAACCTGTGCGCTATCCACGCTAAGCGTGTGACGATCATGCCTAAGGATATTCAATTGGCGCGCAGGATCCGAGGAGAACGTGCCTAA
- the LOC135194406 gene encoding histone H2B, producing MPPKTSGKAAKKSGKAQKNISKSDKKKKKHKRKESYAIYIYKVLKQVHPDTGISSKAMSIMNSFVNDIFERIAAEASRLAHYNKRSTITSREVQTSVRLLLPGELAKHAVSEGTKAVTKYTSSK from the coding sequence ATGCCGCCTAAGACTAGCGGAAAGGCCGCCAAGAAATCGGGCAAAGCTCAGAAGAACATCTCCAAGTCggacaagaagaagaagaagcataAGAGGAAGGAGAGCTACGCAATCTACATTTACAAAGTACTGAAACAGGTACATCCCGACACCGGTATCTCGAGTAAGGCCATGTCGATCATGAACTCTTTCGTGAACGATATCTTCGAGCGCATCGCCGCCGAGGCTTCTCGTCTCGCTCACTACAACAAGCGATCGACGATCACCTCGAGGGAGGTGCAGACTTCGGTGAGGCTTCTTCTGCCCGGCGAGCTCGCCAAGCACGCCGTGAGCGAAGGTACTAAGGCCGTAACGAAGTACACGAGCTCCAAGTAA